From a region of the Pecten maximus chromosome 18, xPecMax1.1, whole genome shotgun sequence genome:
- the LOC117316785 gene encoding uncharacterized protein LOC117316785: protein MPFKINYATEEEMIQCLPRIGIKRARRLVYLRETEGAITSDTLSRVLKADPSQDLLNLIDFEVRPATLQVPGAGFIDRWNPLGPTSVPMLQPDVGTEILTPEKINQNIMRPDSSMFSDLVRGARQGMETGSPGAKCKPNEDKGYSWERTGWTFDSKLRPSHTETSKTTRLFNKDCLLKDSSLSSGESSVADLERRLSNLRMSTDNNLIFNQTKQEPPSRSDRSLKQEPFSASLFKSAEEIKKQLIEQHAQQLALISRLEHAASGSLSRTTKRSYRSLKQEDVNKEKGHTDLSARPSRSINKGKSDVKPTLSISRMSMESGMQGQTDRCCTSASVDTRSPSHTRSLKGHRGDRYSRHRRQSPRTTTSHGKSDIQDSRTRKGSRDSRSSRSEFKVTRAKGSRSDKHQRSRSSSSSSSSPEGRYLSDKRQHKKNKSSKSRYHKSKREGKKSKLYFSSSNDSSNSSSEEGSLERFSKSRRGNPTKLPKNLKYDGKTNWLSFKQKFESFRSVLRWSDTESRDYLIWSLDGKALDFITTSMGTAGSYRSIMKRLEGRFGAKELKETSKAKFQQAQQKQDESLEDWADRVMTLATPAFRDLPDKYAHREAISKFCQGCVDKEAGKHACFANPGTMEAALDKVKQHQYITQAVDGKSKKKAKDEVTINAVESLSQAKVETMIEKALSRFTDKFTKAKEDKKEKTTKSSSNSACFFCKKTGHFKKDCEKYKKWLQKKKDGDTDNSTPDLNTKGSGV from the coding sequence ATGccgtttaaaataaattacgCTACGGAGGAGGAGATGATACAATGCCTACCAAGGATTGGAATCAAAAGGGCGAGAAGGTTGGTGTACTTGAGGGAAACAGAGGGGGCAATAACCTCTGATACTTTAAGTAGAGTTCTGAAGGCAGACCCCAGTCAGGACCTTTTAAATCTTATAGATTTTGAGGTAAGGCCAGCTACATTACAGGTCCCCGGGGCGGGATTTATAGATCGCTGGAATCCCTTGGGCCCTACATCTGTCCCTATGTTACAACCGGATGTTGGAACAGAAATTTTGACCCCGGAAAAAATCAACCAGAACATAATGAGGCCAGACAGCAGTATGTTCTCAGATTTGGTTAGGGGTGCGAGGCAGGGAATGGAAACAGGGTCACCGGGTGCAAAATGTAAACCCAATGAGGATAAGGGTTATAGCTGGGAAAGGACGGGATGGACGTTTGATTCGAAACTACGACCTTCTCACACAGAAACATCAAAAACAACAAGACTGTTTAACAAGGACTGTCTACTTAAGGATTCCTCGTTGTCATCGGGAGAGAGCAGTGTTGCAGATTTGGAGAGGAGATTATCGAATCTGCGTATGTCAACTGacaataatttgatttttaatcaaACTAAGCAGGAGCCTCCATCCAGGTCTGACAGGAGTCTCAAACAGGAGCCATTCTCAGCATCTTTATTCAAGTCTGCTGAGGAAATAAAAAAGCAACTGATTGAGCAGCATGCTCAACAATTAGCATTAATTTCGCGGTTGGAGCATGCAGCATCTGGATCTCTGTCTAGGACAACAAAGCGGTCTTATAGATCACTTAAGCAGGAGGATGTCAACAAAGAAAAAGGACATACTGATTTATCTGCTAGGCCTTCTAGGTCTATTAATAAGGGTAAGTCTGATGTAAAACCTACACTGTCCATTTCTAGGATGTCCATGGAATCCGGTATGCAGGGTCAGACAGATCGGTGTTGTACATCAGCATCTGTCGACACCAGGTCCCCGTCTCACACAAGGTCACTGAAGGGTCATAGAGGTGACCGATACTCTAGACACCGTCGCCAGTCACCTAGGACTACAACCTCGCATGGTAAGTCTGACATCCAGGATTCGCGTACGCGTAAAGGTTCCAGAGACTCTAGGTCTTCTCGATCAGAGTTCAAGGTCACGCGCGCGAAAGGGTCAAGGTCGGACAAACACCAAAGGTCGCGATCGAGTTCATCAAGCTCGTCCTCGCCAGAGGGGAGGTACTTATCTGACAAACGTCAGCATAAGAAAAACAAATCCTCTAAATCGCGATATCACAAAAGTAAGCGCGAGGGAAAAAAGTCAAAATTATACTTTAGTTCTTCGAATGATTCCTCTAACAGCAGTTCTGAGGAAGGAAGTCTGGAGCGGTTTTCTAAATCGCGAAGGGGTAACCCTACAAAGTTACCCAAAAACCTAAAGTATGATGGGAAAACAAACTGGCTGTCCTTCAAACAGAAGTTTGAGAGCTTCAGGTCTGTTCTACGGTGGTCAGATACTGAGAGCAGAGATTATCTTATCTGGAGCCTCGATGGTAAAGCCTTGGACTTCATAACCACCAGTATGGGTACTGCCGGCTCATATAGAAGTATAATGAAGAGGCTAGAAGGACGATTTGGTGCGAAGGAGCTGAAGGAAACCTCTAAAGCTAAGTTTCAGCAAGCCCAACAGAAGCAGGATGAATCACTGGAAGACTGGGCTGATAGAGTGATGACTTTGGCTACACCAGCATTTAGAGATTTGCCAGACAAGTATGCTCATCGGGAGGCAATCTCGAAATTTTGTCAGGGTTGTGTGGACAAAGAGGCAGGGAAGCACGCTTGTTTTGCTAACCCTGGAACCATGGAGGCGGCCCTGGACAAAGTAAAACAGCACCAATACATCACTCAGGCTGTGGACGGCAAGTCTAAAAAGAAGGCAAAAGATGAAGTTACCATCAATGCCGTGGAGTCCCTGTCGCAGGCCAAGGTAGAAACAATGATAGAGAAGGCTCTAAGTCGTTTCACCGACAAATTCACCAAGGCTAAGGAGGATAAGAAGGAGAAGACAACAAAATCATCTTCTAACAGCGCCTGTTTCTTTTGTAAGAAAACTGGTCATTTCAAGAAAGATTGCGAAAAATATAAGAAATGGCTGCAAAAGAAAAAGGATGGGGATACAGATAACTCCACACCCGATTTAAACACCAAAGGTTCAGGTGTGTAG